GTTACAACCTCAGGGAAATCGTCGAGATTATTGATGACCTGCGATTCCTCTCACAGAAAGAGAAGCACGAGCTCAGTTACTTGTACGAGGAAAAAATTCGCAATATGGGCAACGCCGGGCGCGACGGGGGCTCGTATTACACACCACGACCGCTTATCCGCGCTATCATACAGGTAGTCAAACCACGAATAGGCGAGCGGATCTACGACGGTGCGGTTGGTTCAGCGGGTTTTTTATGTGAGGCCTTCGAGTACCTCAAGGCTAAGCCTCATCTCACCACGAACGAGGCCAGAACTCTTCAAGAACGGACTTTCTACGCAAAGGAAAAGGACAAGCTCGCCTACGTGATCGCGATCATGAACATGATCCTGCACGGCATTGAGGCGCCGAACATCATTCACACGAACACGCTTACGGAAAACCTCGCCGACATTCAGGAAAAAGACCGTTTTGATGTGGTATTGGCCAACCCGCCCTTCGGGGGCAAGGAGCGGAAGGAAGTGCAGCAGAACTTTCCCATCCGCACCGGCGAGACGGCGTTTCTCTTTCTCCAGCACTTCATCAAGATGCTCAGGGCGGGTGGACGCGGCGGCGTGGTCATCAAGAACACGTTTCTCTCCAACACCGACAATGCCTCGGTGAGCCTCCGCAAGCTGCTGCTGGAAAGCTGCAACCTCCACACAATTCTGGATTGTCCCGGCGGCACCTTCCAGGGCGCGGGCGTAAAGACCGTGGTGGTGTTCTTCGAAAAGGGCGCGCCCACGAGAAAGATCTGGTACTACCAGCTCGACCCGGGCCGCAGCCTCGGCAAGACTAACCCTCTCAATGACGATGACCTCAAAGAGTTCGTGAAGCTGCAGAAAACCACAGCCGATTCGCCCAAATCCTGGACCGTGGATGCGAAAACAATTGATCAGGCGACGTTCGATCTCTCGGTGAAGAATCCGAACGGCGGCGAAGTCGTCACGCATCGCAGCCCGCAGGAGATCATGGAGGAGATTGCGGCGCTAGATGTCGAAAGCGAGGAAGTGCTGAAGAATATCAGGGCGCTGCTGAAATGAAGAAGGGGTGGCAGACAAGGATGCTGTGCGAGCTTTACCAAGTCGGCTCAAGCAAGCGCGTTCTAAAATCCCAATGGAAGACGAGCGGAGTGCCCTTCTATCGAGGGCGCGAAGTCACTCGATTGGCTGCCGATGGATTTGTTGACAACGAATTGTTCATCACAGAGGACCACTTTGCTGAGCTCTCGAAGGAATACGGGGTCCCGAAAGCTGACGACATCGTTATTACCGCTATTGGAACCATCGGGAACTCGCACGTCGTTCGGAGTAGCGACCGATTCTATTTCAAGGACGCAAGCGTTCTTTGGATGAAACGAACTTCCGATGTGAGCAGTGAGTTTGTTAATCTTTGGCTGAAGTCACCGTCCTTCTTTGATCAACTCGACCAAGGCAACGGTGCCACAGTCGATACGCTCACGATTCAAAAGCTCCAAAGCGTCAAGATCAGCATCCCCCCGTTCCCCGAACAGCAGCGGATCGTCGGCATCCTCGACCAAGCGTTTGACGGCTTCGCCACCGCCACGGCCAACGCCGAAAAGAACCTCCACAACGCCCGCGCCCTCTTCGAAAGCCACCTGCAATTTGTGTTCACTCAGCGGGGGAAGGGGTGGGAGGAGAAGCGACTCGAAGAGGTTTTAGGGGTGCAGCCTCAGAATGGGTGGTCGCCCCCTGCTGCTAATCATGCAGATTCGGGTACGCCGGTTCTCACCCTTTCCGCCGTCACGGGCTTTGTCTTCAGGCCGGAGAAAATCAAATTCACCTCAGCTGTAACGGATTCGAGAGCGCGATACTGGGTTCGGAATGGCGACTTTCTGATCACACGGAGTAACACACCGGAGTTGGTAGGGCACGTCGCCATCGCGTCTGGGATTGAAAAGCCGACCATCTATCCCGACTTGATCATGCGGATGAATCCCGACCCAGCAAAAGCCGTCACGGAATTCCTCTACTACCAGATGCGAACATCAGCTCTTCGGAAGGAAATTTCAGGGCGAGCACAAGGTGCAAATCCAACGATGAAGAAGATCAGTAACGAGGCTGTCCGAACGCTTCCGATCGTTGTTCCACCAATACGTGAACAACACCGAGTTGTTGCCCAACTCGACTCTCTCGCCGCCGAAACCCAACGCCTCGAATCCATCTACCGACAAAAGCTTGCCGAGCTGGGCGAGTTGAAGCAGTCGCTACTGCACCAGGCCTTCACAGGGCAACTCTAGGACATTGCTATGGCCAAAGACCTCACCAATTCGGCGGTTGATCGGCAGAATATTCTGAACAATCCCTATGCACTTGCTGAGATTGAGAAGGCGGCAGGTATCCGGGGCATTCCGTTTGAAGGCAAGACGGTGGTGCTGAAAGAGCAGGTCTCGGCATTTTTCGAAGTCTCTCTACGCACTGTAGAAAATTATTTGGAACGCAATGCCGAAGAATTGGCTCGAAACGGGTATGAGGTAGTGAAGGGTAACCGGTTGAAAACATTGAAGTTGGCTATCCAGGGGCTGGATGTTCCCGAAACAGATTTCGGGAACATCTCGAAGGCTCCGCAGCTGGGCGTCCTTGATTTTCGTGCCTTTCTTAATCTGGCCATGTTGATGACGGAATCCGAGCGTGCCGGTCTGTTGCGCAAGGCCATTCTGGACATCGTCATTGACACGATCAACCGGCGTACTGGCGGTGGCACGAAATATATTAATCAGCGCGACGAAGATTTTATTCAATCGGCCTTCATTGAAGAGAACTATCGCAAGCAGTTTACAGACGCACTGAAGGATTGCGTCGATATGGGCAATTTCAAATACGCTCTCTATACAGACAAAATATACGTCAGCATTTTCCGCGAGAAGGCACAGGCCTATCGACGTGTGCTGCGATTGGATAAGCGCGCCAATGTTCGGGACACGTTTTATTCGGAAGTGCTGGATTTAATTGCTGCCTACGAAGCCGGGTTTGCGGATGTCCTGGTACAAGATTTCAGATCCAAGGGGCGCAGGTTGACCTCGTGGGAAGTGGATGGTTTGTTTGTGGCGTTTGAAAAACAAGCGCATTGGAAACCATTGGTTGAGAAAGCGCGCAATAAAATGGCCAGTCGTGACCTTGCGTTTCGAGATGCCCTGCATCTTCAGCTGCAGGAGTATGTCACCCCCCTCCAGCGTGATGAGTTTGAGCGGTTTCTTGGCGAGAAGAGTAAGGAGTTAGCCGAGCGCCTGGAAGAAGCCAAAGATGTGATGAAGCGGCTCAAAGAGCGAGAATAATGGCCTGGGTGTATTTGAGTTTAGAGCAAGCGATTGAGGTTCACGGAAAAACCGTGGAAGTCAGCGGCGGCGGTTTATTGGGCCAGCTTGACCTCGGCAAACTGGACGCGGTGCTTCAGCACATTCAGAACGACGATTACTATCCGACGTTTGACGAAAAGCTCACACACTTATTTTTCTGCGCCTGCAAATTCCATTGCTTTGAGGATGGCAATAAGCGCATCGCCATTTCTCTATGCGCCCAGATGTTGCTTTGGAATGGCTATCTGCGCAGCGTCAACGCCTTCATTCGGGAGTCTGAAAACATCAGTTATCACGTTGCCGCAGGTAACATCTCAAAGGAATTGCTCGGGGATTGGATTGCCGCTGTGCTCCGTGGAGATGAAGACGACGAAGCCTTGAAGTTGAAAATCTTCCAAGCGATTAGCGGCGGCAACGAAGGCGTGTCATGAACGAAGCCGAAACCAGAGCCGAACACGTCGATCCCGCGCTGAAGGCGGCGGGGTGGGGCGTCGTGGAGGGGAGCCGTGTGCTACGCGAGTTTCCCATCACGCTCGGCCGTATCGAAGGCCTTGGGCGGCGCGCAAAACCGTTGATCGCCGATTATGTGCTCGTCTATCGCAATACCAAACTGGCTGTGATCGAGGCTAAGGCCTGGGATGAAGCGCTGACGGAAGGCGTGGCACAGGCGAAACAGTATGCCGGGAAACTCGCCGTTCGTTTCACCTATGCCACCAACGGCCAGGGCCTCTACGGCATCGATATGGAGACGGGGAAGGAAGGTGAGTGGCCGAGCTATCCCAGCCCGGAGGAACTCTGGACGCGCACATTCGCCAAGCAGAACGTCTGGCGCGACCGGTTCGCCGCAGTGCCGTTCGAAGACAGGGGTGGCTCGCATACCAGCCGCTACTATCAGGACATTGCCGTTGAGCGCGTGATGACGGTGATCGCCGCCGGTAAGCCGCGTGTGTTGTTGACGCTGGCGACGGGCACTGGGAAGACGTTCATTGCATTTCAGATCGCGTGGAAGCTCTTTCACAGCCGCTGGAACCTCAGCCGCGAGCCCTCGCGCCGTCCGCGCATACTGTTTCTGGCCGACCGCAACATCCTTGCCGATCAGGCCTACAACGCCTTCTCCGCGTTTCCGGAAGACGCGCTGGTACGGATCGCTCCGGACGACATTCGCAAGAAGGGCAGAGTGCCGAAGAACGGGAGCCTGTTCTTTACGATCTTCCAGACCTTCATGAGCGGGCCAGGGGACACCCCCTATTTCGGCGAGTACCCGCCTGACTTCTTCGACTTCATCGTCATCGACGAATGCCATCGCGGCGGGGCCAACGATGAAAGCAACTGGCGTGACATCTTGGAGTATTTTACTCCCGCCGTGCAGCTCGGCCTGACCGCCACACCCAAGCGCAAAGATAACGTGGACACCTATCGCTATTTCGGAGAGCCGGTCTACGTCTATTCGTTGAAGGACGGCATCAACGACGGCTTCCTCACGCCATTCAGGGTGAAACAGATCTCGACGACACTCGACGACTATGTTTACACGTCGGACGACAGGGTGATGGAAGGCGAAGTTCAGTACGGCAAGCGTTACATGGAAGCGGATTTCAATAAGATCATCGAGATCAAAGAGCGCGAAAAGAAGCGGGTCGAGATCTTCATGGACGCGATCGATCAGCGAGAGAAGACACTGGTGTTCTGCGCCACGCAGGATCATGCTCTGGCCGTGCGCGACCTCATCAACCAGTTGAAGACGAGCACGGACCCGAACTATTGCCAGCGGGTGACGGCTAACGACGGGGAACTCGGGGAACAGCACCTGCGCGACTTCCAAGACAATGAAAAGACCATTCCGACTATCCTGACGACCTCGCAGAAGCTTTCGACCGGGGTGGACGCCAGGAACATCCGGAATATCGTGCTGATGCGGCCGGTCAATTCGATGATCGAGTTCAAGCAAATCATCGGACGAGGGACGCGACTCTATGACGGGAAGGACTACTTCACGATCTACGATTTCGTGAAGGCACATCACCACTTCAGCGATCCCGAGTGGGACGGGGAACCGTTGGAGCCTGGGGTGTGCAGGAGGTGCGGCGCCAGGCCCTGCAGCTGTGAAAGGCGCCCACCGCAAACCTGTGTGGTCTGTGGCCAGCGTCCGTGCCTCTGTGCGCCCAGCCCTTGTCCAGTCTGTGGGCAGAGGCCCTGTCAATGTAAAAAGAAGGCGAAGGTCAAACTGGCCGACGGCAAGGAACGTACAATCCAACACATGATGGTCACGACCTTCTGGCATCCGGACGGAACCCCCATGTCGGCGCAGCAATTTTTGGAATTGCTCTTCGGCAAACTGCCGGAGTTTTTTCGCAATGAGGAGGAACTCCGTGCGATTTGGAGCGTACCGGATACGCGTGTCAGGTTGTTGCAGGGTCTGGCCGAGAAGGGCTTCGGCGCCGAGCAGATGGCGGAGATGCAACGCGTCATCGATGCGGAAAACAGCGACCTGTTCGATGTGCTGGCCCATGTGGCTTATGCGATGGCTCCGCTGACCCGCGAGGAGCGGGCCGCCAGGGCCAAGGTGAAAATCCGGACACACTTCACCGGCAAGCAACAAGGGTTCCTCGACTTCGTCCTGGGGCAGTATGTAAAGGTTGGGGTGGACGAACTCGCTCAGGACAAGCTGTCGCCGCTGCTCAAACTGAAGTACCACAATGCCATTGCCGACGCCGTGGCGGATCTAGGGAAACCAGAAGAGATCGGGCGGGTCTTCGCGGGGTTTCAGAAATATCTCTATCAGCCGCAGATCTAGGCTAGACCATAATTGGTAGAAAGTAAGTGCTTTCAGTATGGCTATTAAGAAAAACGGCATAGAAATACTCAGCTTGAAGGACCTGGGAGCTTCGCGCTGGCCCCAAGAGTCAAGATCAATGGGTTGCTGATCGGAGCGCTAAAGAGGTTGCGCACGCTTGGTTGGGGCTGAATGGTTCAGAGCTTCCTAGCGAAGTTCAGAAGACGTTGGCCTCTAACGTTGCATTTTCAGGTGTGCACGAGTGGGTGGCTGAGCCTGAAGCCAAGCTTTCTTTTGACAGCTTCGCCGGTGAGCCACGGAATACCGACCTTGTTGTTTATGCTAAGTATGCATTCGGACAATTCCTGGCCGCGGTCGAGGCGAAGGCCGATGAGCCGTTTAGTGAGACTGTTCCAGATGCGTTGGCTTCGGCTCTTGAGCGCTACCTGCAGAATAGCCGGTCGAACGGTGTCACTCGTATCCAGCAATTGGCTGTAGCTTTATTGGGTCCACGCCTAAGCAACGAGCCGTCGTTGAAGCATATTCGCTATCAACTACTCACTGCTACGGCAGGAGCACCTGCGTAAGGCAGAGGAAATGGGCCTGGATAGGGCAGTCTTGTTGATTCATGAGTTTGTGACGGACAAAACACTTGATGAGAAGCACGAGCAGAATGCGAGAGACTTGACCCATTTTGTTGCTCGTCTGTCGCACGGTGCGGTCAAATCTGTGCAGGCCGAATATCTTTACGGCCCCTTCACTGTTCCTGGTGCTCCTTTATTTTCGAAGAAGGTAGATTTATTTGTAGGCAAGGCAACTCGGAACCTACGCAGACGGTAGCTTGCCTAAAGAAGTGAAATGGTGCCAAGAATCATTGTCAGCTAGGGGTGGAGCCGAATACTGCCGATCAGGGGGCTATGCGGCGGACTGCTTCGCCACGTCCCAGCCGGGAAAGACCAGGACGGCTGGATGGCACTGGAGGACCCGCGCCAGAGTTTTGGCCCGTTCGACGCCAAGATTGATGGTGTCGTTTTCAATGGCCGAAATTGTGGACTGTGAAATCTTGGTCCTTCGAGCCAGCTCGCTTTGCGTCAGCCCTTGCAGTTCTCGGACAATCCGAACGGACTCTCCTACCGAGACCACCACTCGCGCTTTTGCCGGGCGAACGTTTTTGGTTTTCATCATTGCCTCCGATAATCGTGGGCTGTTACGTCCATGATCACGACCAGTACGCGCTGTTCTTCAACTTTGTAGATCACCCGATACTGTGTATTCAACCTTGACGAGCGATGACCGTTCCATTCGCCTTGAAGCCGCTCATCGTGGAACCCTTTGATCAGGCGTAGACCTGCCGGCTTCGACCTTCCATTCCCCGCCAGGCCGCTGATGATGAAGCAGAGTCCTGAATGCGTCCCTGACCTGCTAAGTGTGGGGTATGGGGCAGTATCCCCGGTCGCTTGGCCCAATGGGAGCTGACCTGAACCAGACGTTTCCTGTTACAATGCCCTCCCTCACGAAACTGTGCGCAAGGAAAGGCCTGCGATGTCGAAGCCCGCACAATCGAATGCCGTGCTTGTGGCGATCCGCACCCCCCGCGTCACTGCGGAGGAGGTGGACAGTTCGCTGCAAGAGCTCACCCGTCTGGTGACGACCCTCGGATACACTGTTGTGGGCCGTGTGACGCAAAAGCGGAGTTCCGATCGATATGCGGCGGTTCTGGGGGAGGGCAAACTCGCCGAACTGGCGCTGTGGACCGGTGGGTCCGGGAAAATCGAATCGGCATTTGGTCGGCCCAAGGACAAGGCGGCGGCGAAGGACGAGGCGGATGATTCAGACGTCGAGAAAGAATCAGACGACGACGAATCGGACGACACCATCGAGGCTGCTCCCAGCCCCCGCGAACAAGCGCAGATCGTTATCGTGGATTGTGATCTGTCGCCGTCCCAATTAAAAAACCTTGAACGTGCCGCCGGCGTGCCGGTGCTCGATCGTACCGGGGTCATCATCGAGATTTTCAGCCGGCATGCGCGAACCAGAGCGGCCCGCCTGCAGGTAGAGATCGCGCGACTCAATTATCTTGCGCCGCGTTTGCGGGAAACCGGCGGCGGCAGCGAGCGGCAAGGCGGGGGCGTTGGTGGCAAGGGGGCCGGGGAAACGAGTCTGGAACTCGATAAGCGCAGAATTCGCGATCGCACGAAAGAACTCCGGGCGGAATTGGCCGCGATCGGGGACGAGCATCGGACGCGCCGCGCCAGGCGGGAACACGAATTGACGGTCGCGCTCGTGGGCTACACGAATGCCGGAAAATCCTCGCTCATGCGGGCGATGACGGGCAGCGAGGTGCTCGTGGCCGACAAGCTGTTCGCCACGCTCGATACCACGATCCGGCCCTTGTATCCGGAGACGCGTCCGAAGGTCCTCCTGTCCGATACGGTGGGCTTCATCAAGAAACTCCCGCATGACCTGGTGGCGTCGTTCAAGTCGACACTGGATGAAGCGGCCAGTGCCTCGCTTTTGCTGTTTGTCGTCGATGCCTCGGATCCGTCCTTTCGCTCCCAACTCGACGTCACCCGAAAGGTGTTGGCTGAAGTCGGCGCCACGGATGTGCCCAGCCTGTTGGTGTTGAATAAACGAGACCGTCTCGGGCCGGATGAGCTCGGAGCCCTGAAGGCGGAATATCCCGACGCCATTGTGCTGTCCACGAGAAACAAGGACGATCTGCAGGCGCTCCGTGAGCGCATCATGGGGTATTTTGAGAGCGATATGCTTGACGAGGAATTGCGGATTCCGTTTACGGCTCAAAGCGTCGTCGCGGAGATCCGCGCCAAGATGCGCATCTTGTCCGAAGCCTATGATGCCGAAGGGCTCACGCTACGGGTGCGATCAACTCCTGAGAACCTGGCGGCCATCAAAAAAAAGCTCGAACGATGAGGGTTTGGCAAGGAGTCACAATCATATGAAGCGACAGGAATTGGAAGAAAAACTGCCCACAATGACGCAGGCTCAACTCGTTGACACGGTGAAGACCTGCCTCGACATGATCGAGCGGCTGGAAAATGACTTGTCCGCCGGGACGCGGAAGCTGGAAGAAATGTCGGCGTTAGTGAAGAAACTGTCTGACACCAACCACGCAGGCTGAGGCTGTCATTGTGAATGCTGGACGCTCCGCCTTCGAAAGGGGACGGAGCTTTTTTTATCGTGTCTGCACGCAGTCTTCAAGAAACGGCAGGATGGTTGGGCTTTGTCTTGGGTGCTCTTTCCTGTATTTCCCCCTGTTGTACGCTCCCCCCTTTGTGTAAGCTGGAGCTCACATCATCCATCCTAGTAATGGAGGAGGAAGGGTACTATGAAGTCTTTTCCCATGGTCATTTTGGGCGGCGGTGTGGGGACCGGGTATGCGGCGAAAGAATTTGTGTCGCAGGGCGGCGGCAAGGGGCAACTGGCGATTGTCTCAGCGGAGCATATTCCTTCCTATGAGCGTCCGCCTTTGTCGAAGGAATTTCTCGCCGGCAAAAAGAAACCCGACGAGATTCTCATCTCCGATGCCCGGTTCTATCAGAAACAGGGTATCACCCTGTTTCGGGACTTTCGCGTGCAGAAGGTGGACTTCAGACGCCGTCTGCTGCATGGTCCCTCCCGCCAGACCATCGGTTTCGAGAAATTGTTGATCGCCACCGGGTCCTCGGTGCGGAAGTTCACGGTACCGGGCGCCGACCAGCCATGGATCTGTTACCTCCGGCAATTGCCGGACTCGCAGCACATCCGCCAGCTCATCACAAAGGGCAAGCAGGCTGTGGTCATCGGGTCCGGCTTTATCGGGATGGAAGTGGCCTCCGTCCTCACCGGGCAAGGCATGCCGACCACGATGGTGTTTCCCGGGGATCGCGTCTGGGAACGTGTGTTTACGCCGGAGGTGTCGGCGTTTTTCGAGAAGCAGTTTTTGGGTCATGGCATCCGTTTCGTGAAGCATCAAAAAGTTGTCGGTTTTTCGCGAGAGAAAGGCAGCGGGCAAGTCCTGTTGGCTTCCGGCGGGCGTCTTCCGGCGGATCTCGTCGTGGCGGGGATCGGCGTGACGCCGACCGTGGATCTCTTCACAGACACGCCGCTTGTGCATGATGACGACGGGATCCGGGTCAACGAGTACCTTGAGACCAGCGTGGACAGCGTGTGGGCGGCGGGGGATATTGCCAACTATCCGGACCGGATATTCCGGCGCCGCATGAGGATCGAACATTGGGACAATGCGGTGGAGCAGGGGCGGGTGGCCATGCGGAACATGATGGACAAATTCCAGCCCTTCATCCACGTGCCCTATTTCTTTTCCGATGAGTTCGACCTGTCGTACGAATATTGGGGTGATGCGCAGGGCCATGATCAAGTCGTGTATCGCGGGGAGATGAAGAAAAAACAGCTCAGTGTCTGGTGGCTGAGAAAGGGGATTCTCTGCGCGACGCTGCTCATGAATCGTCCGGATGAAGAACGCCGGTATGCGCCTCGCTGGATTCTCCGTCGCGCGCAGCTCGATGCCAAAGCGCTCCGAACGACGAAGAGCCTGAAGTCGTTGGACCGCACATTCGGTCAGGACTGATGCCGCCCCGGGCATCTGCTGCTCCGAGACAAAATCACCGCTTCCCGATCCCTTTCCGCAAGGCGTTTCCCTGCAATTCCCCCCCCTTTACTTGTGACCCGGACAGGACTAATCTTCCGCATAATTTCCCATAGCGGCATGGCGCAACATGAAGCCAGATCACGGCTGACAGACGATATGCGAGCCAACGTTCCAGACACAAAGGAGTTTGCCATGTCCCACGTGATGCCCCTGATCCTCGCCCTTGCGACGGTCCTGGCCGGAGGGTTTGCCTCTGCGGCGCAACCGACCCGCCCCCAGGCCGAGTACTCGGCTGATTCGACCATGCAAACGGAGGAAGGCACCATCCAGCAGCACGTTTACGTCACGCCGACGAAGGAGCGCAAGGAACTGACTGGCGCAGGCGAGGGGGCTGTGCAGATCTTCCGGTATGACAGCAAGGTCCTGTGGATGTTGATGCCGTCGGAACACATGTATATGGAGTATTCCCTGAGCGGGGGGCAGGCTCAGGGGCAGGAAAACGATCCGTCGCAATGGACCTACGAGGACACGGTTGTGGGAGAAGACACGCTGAACGGCATGAAGGTGACGAAGTACAAGACCATCGCGACCAGCACGGACGGCAAGAAATTCGGCGGATTCTCGTGGCGGACGAGAGAGGGCATCAACGTCAAACAGGATCTGCTGTACAAAGAAGGCAACGACAAAAAGCGGATGCTCATCGAACTTAGCAACCTTGCGATCGGCCGGCAGGACCCCGCACTGTTCGAGATCCCGGAAGGATTCACCAAGCTCGACATGGGCGGAATGATGGGCATGATGGGCGCGCCCGGGAGAGGACGTCCCGGCATGGGGCAACCGGCGGGCCGGCCGGATATGGGTGCAGAAGGCATGGGCAGGCCCAATATGGGAAGGGGCCAGGCGCGGCCGCAAGTCATGCCGCCGCCAGCGCCGCAGGAACCGGAACCTTCCGGGGACGAGCGGTCGGATATGCAGAAGGCCAACGAATTCATGAAGGGCTTGTTCGGCCGATAGGCTGACTGCAACATGAAGAGGTGGCTGGTGGGCGGATCACTGTTCCTTGCCGTGATGCTGGCCGCCGTCGTTTTGCCGGCGCCCCTCCGCGCAATGGAGAAGGGAGTGGTTCCCCGGCCGGATCGGCCGGCCGTCAGGGCGTCAGCCTTGTACCTGATCGATCTGACATCCGGGCGCGTCTTATTGGAAAAACACTCCACCCGTCGCCTGGCTCCCGCGAGCCTCACCAAGATCATGACCGCGCTGATCGCCCTGGACGCCGCGCCGCTCCAGGACGTGGTGACGATCCATCCGCGCGCGATTACGCACCCGTCCATCTACCATTTCCGTCCCGGGGAACAATTTCTTCTCCGTGATCTGATCACGGCCATGCTGGTGGCCAGCGCGAACGATGCGTGCGAAGCGGTGGCCTGGCATATCGGGGGCGACGACAAGCGGTTCGTCGCCCTCATGAACGAGCGGGCGCGGAAACTGGATTTGAAAGACACCCGGTTTGCGAATCCCTGCGGCTTCGACGCGCCGGGACACTATTCCACCGCGGCGGACCTGGCGACGCTCACCGAACAGGCGCTCCGGCAGCCGGTCTTTTCCATGATGGTCAGGACGGTCGTGCGGGACATCGCCACCGTGGACGGGTCCAGACAACTCTCCCTGCACAGCACGAACGAATTGCTGGCCGATCCGGATGTCAACGGCGTCAAGACCGGCTACACGAGCAAGGCGGGCCGCTGCCTCGTCGCGAGCATGTTCAAGGACGGGCGCCGGTTGTTGTTGGTGGGATTGAACCTGACAGACCAATGGACGCAGGCCACCAGCCTGCTTCGGTATGGCCATGAGCTCCTGCAGGACGGGAGTGGTTGACTGCGTGAGGCGCAAGCGCTATCGCCGTCCGGCGCGATGGAGATAGGCGTCGCGGAGATTCTGCTGCGCGACGATGAAATTGGGATCGAGTCTGGCTGCCAGTCGAAATTCGTCGATGGCCCGGTCCCACTCGTCCTGCAGCGCATAGGCTCGTCCCAGGTTGTTGTGCGGCCTGGCCTTGTTCGGAGATTTCAGGACCGCATCCGCCCAGAGCGAAAGCTGGTCCCGGTAGAGGTCATTTCGCTGGTGGGTGAAGAGGGCGAGGAGCAAGGCCAGCGCTGAGGCAAGACCCAGGGAAACGGTCCGGACGACAGCGGGGCGGGAACAGGCGATCGTGAGCCGTTGCTCGGCGTGAGAGCCGAGTGAGACGAGCGCGATCAGCAATCCCGGCGAGGCCAGATACAGGTTGCGTTCGCTGAGCAGGTCATTGCGTGGAATGAGGCTGGTCGGAAGAAGCTGCAGGAAAAACCAGGCAAGACCGAACGCAATCAGCGGAAAACGTCGGCGGGCGATGAACGCGCTAGCCGCCATGGCCGAGAGGAACAGGCTATCGAGGGGCAGCGGCCATTGCGCCGGAGAATGGAAGAGCGGGAGATCATGATCGAAGTTTTGACTCCAGGGCGTGAAGTACAGCAGCAGCGCATAGACCGTGGCGTGCAGCTCGCTTAGCAAATTGACCAGCCAGGGGCGGAGGTGAATGCTGAACTGCGCCAGCGCCGAATAGCGCGGGTGCAGCATCGCCCAGCCGGCAGCGAGCAGCAGAACAATCCAGAACGGCAGATGGTCACGGAGGACGGCAGTGCGTAGTTCGTCGCCATGCTTCCGGCGGATCACATGGTCCCAGAGCAGCAGCACGACCGGAAAGGTGCCCGCTGTTTCCTTGGAACCGATCGCCAGCAGGAAGAGGACTATCGAGCCTATAAAAGGAGCCCGGCCGAACCTCCTTGGCCCGG
The window above is part of the Nitrospira sp. CR1.1 genome. Proteins encoded here:
- a CDS encoding D-alanyl-D-alanine carboxypeptidase, with the translated sequence MKRWLVGGSLFLAVMLAAVVLPAPLRAMEKGVVPRPDRPAVRASALYLIDLTSGRVLLEKHSTRRLAPASLTKIMTALIALDAAPLQDVVTIHPRAITHPSIYHFRPGEQFLLRDLITAMLVASANDACEAVAWHIGGDDKRFVALMNERARKLDLKDTRFANPCGFDAPGHYSTAADLATLTEQALRQPVFSMMVRTVVRDIATVDGSRQLSLHSTNELLADPDVNGVKTGYTSKAGRCLVASMFKDGRRLLLVGLNLTDQWTQATSLLRYGHELLQDGSG
- a CDS encoding NAD(P)/FAD-dependent oxidoreductase, giving the protein MKSFPMVILGGGVGTGYAAKEFVSQGGGKGQLAIVSAEHIPSYERPPLSKEFLAGKKKPDEILISDARFYQKQGITLFRDFRVQKVDFRRRLLHGPSRQTIGFEKLLIATGSSVRKFTVPGADQPWICYLRQLPDSQHIRQLITKGKQAVVIGSGFIGMEVASVLTGQGMPTTMVFPGDRVWERVFTPEVSAFFEKQFLGHGIRFVKHQKVVGFSREKGSGQVLLASGGRLPADLVVAGIGVTPTVDLFTDTPLVHDDDGIRVNEYLETSVDSVWAAGDIANYPDRIFRRRMRIEHWDNAVEQGRVAMRNMMDKFQPFIHVPYFFSDEFDLSYEYWGDAQGHDQVVYRGEMKKKQLSVWWLRKGILCATLLMNRPDEERRYAPRWILRRAQLDAKALRTTKSLKSLDRTFGQD
- the hflX gene encoding GTPase HflX, whose protein sequence is MSKPAQSNAVLVAIRTPRVTAEEVDSSLQELTRLVTTLGYTVVGRVTQKRSSDRYAAVLGEGKLAELALWTGGSGKIESAFGRPKDKAAAKDEADDSDVEKESDDDESDDTIEAAPSPREQAQIVIVDCDLSPSQLKNLERAAGVPVLDRTGVIIEIFSRHARTRAARLQVEIARLNYLAPRLRETGGGSERQGGGVGGKGAGETSLELDKRRIRDRTKELRAELAAIGDEHRTRRARREHELTVALVGYTNAGKSSLMRAMTGSEVLVADKLFATLDTTIRPLYPETRPKVLLSDTVGFIKKLPHDLVASFKSTLDEAASASLLLFVVDASDPSFRSQLDVTRKVLAEVGATDVPSLLVLNKRDRLGPDELGALKAEYPDAIVLSTRNKDDLQALRERIMGYFESDMLDEELRIPFTAQSVVAEIRAKMRILSEAYDAEGLTLRVRSTPENLAAIKKKLER
- a CDS encoding tetratricopeptide repeat protein encodes the protein MNLPPPRHWHLCFLLCACTVAAYWSGFGGDFHYDDTVAILENPHLDGWRHFFGHLDHMVRPVLYATFLFDRSQYGADPSGYHLLNLLLHLGSGLLIFRILTSAVSDERSSVPFWASLFFLIHPIATETVTYISGRASGLMSCFYLGSLLLYIRATEGSGPRRFGRAPFIGSIVLFLLAIGSKETAGTFPVVLLLWDHVIRRKHGDELRTAVLRDHLPFWIVLLLAAGWAMLHPRYSALAQFSIHLRPWLVNLLSELHATVYALLLYFTPWSQNFDHDLPLFHSPAQWPLPLDSLFLSAMAASAFIARRRFPLIAFGLAWFFLQLLPTSLIPRNDLLSERNLYLASPGLLIALVSLGSHAEQRLTIACSRPAVVRTVSLGLASALALLLALFTHQRNDLYRDQLSLWADAVLKSPNKARPHNNLGRAYALQDEWDRAIDEFRLAARLDPNFIVAQQNLRDAYLHRAGRR